The Cryptococcus tetragattii IND107 chromosome 9, whole genome shotgun sequence nucleotide sequence CTTCTTTCGCCCTCTCATTCAAACCATCAACACCCCGTCCCACATTATCGCTCTATATCTCCAGCGTCaaatccaaatccaaatccAATCCCGACGAGGAATATGGTATCCACAATGCTAGGGTTCACCCCTAAGCGTGTTCCCGAGGGCTCTGTGAAGGATGTAGCTGTTATTGATCCCACAGCATCAGCTTACGTCGACCCTCAAACAGGAGCGCtgattgaggagaagagtaaAGCAGAGAGATGGTTCGTCGCGAGACTTGACGCCGTGTTGCTCGTTTTCGTTTGTATTTCCCAAGTTATCAAGTACCTCGACCAGCAGAGTGAGtattcatcttctccccttactttccctcctcatccttggTAAGGAAGTGGGCTAATACAGATTTTGGGATAAAGATATTTCTGCTGCGTATGTATCTGGTATGAAAGAAGGTACGCTCGAATCCAAGCTTTTAATTCCTCTCCAAAACCGCTGCTGATGACATCTGGCTTGCTCATGCAGAACTGAACCTCTACGGTAACCAATACAACTATTTCACCACGTAAGCCTTCCCCCCTTTttcacttccttctctcccctGCTCACCACCGTCCAATTATACCAGTTACTTCAACGTCGGCTAtgccatcttcctcatcccctctcaaatcatcatcacccgCGTCCGCCCTTCGCTGTGGTTACCAGCCCTCGAAGCTTGTTGGGGTATACTGACAATCGCGACGTACAAGGTGACAAATTATAAACAAGTGTAAGTTTtcattctctctctccttttcttttgtctcttcttttgtcCTCTTTTGCCGTGTATCATGTATGAAGGCACGGTGTGGTATGGTGTAATATAATGTGCGTAGCAGAAAGCTAACATGGCTTATAGTTATGCAATCCGCGCTTTCGTAAGTCCATCTAGTCATCTAGgcccactcttcctctgaaCTAAAGTTGACCAGCGTATTTCCTGTAATAGACAGGAGCCTTTGAAGCGTCATGCTATCCTGGTGCCATCATGCTCCTCATGTCTTGGGTGCgttttcatttttttcctccatgGCCCACCCTAGTCGCCGTGTCTTCCCTCTTATCGGAACATTGCTAATAAGAATTAGTATACTCCTCGAGAACTAGCTCTTCGAATTGGTTTTTATCATAGTTGTCAATCTAGTACGTCCATCTCCCTTATCTTtttccccctctttcttcccatctctACAAATTCTGGAAGagaaatggagaggaaCTAGACTATGAATGCTGACGAACACTTGCTTAATTACAGTCGGCAGCATGTTAGCAGGTGCACTACAAGCCGCGATATACAACAGCATGGATGGGCGGAACGGGCTCAGCGGATGGCGTTGGATGTTTGTCAgtccccttcctcctctccccttccattccccttcccttATGCTGACTGCTGACACCTTGGCACCACAGATTATCGACGGCATTGTCACCCTCGTCGTGAGCTTTGCAGGGCTCGTGTTGATTCCCGATTTCCCTTCGAAACCAAAGTATGTCTTTGCTcctatttttttttatctttttaCATCTCGTCGGCTCCCACTGACCATCCCgccccctcttcccccctGAACCCCACAGTCCCTGGTCATTCTACCTCCGCCCACCCCATATTGCCCTCGCCCGCTCTCGCGCCGCCAAATTCCGTCGTGCCGATAACAAAAAATTCACCTTCGCATCTGTGAAGAAAGCCGTGATGGGACCGCTGTTTTATTGTTTTGTAATTCTTTATGTGGCTAGTGTTCTAGGACAGGGAGGGTATAATTGTACGTCCCTTCGTTCagtttcttctctcccacaTTTTTCCTGCTCCTTTAGCGATGGAGATGCTAATCATCTCACACCACATGCACACCCACGCAGATTTCAATCTCTGGCTCAAGAGTCTCACAAACCCAGATGGTACACGCCGATGGTCCGTAGCGCAGATCAACGCAATCCCAATTGGAGGTAGCGCTATCGCGGGTACGTCTCCACCTTCAACCATTCATTTTCTCGTCCCATCCACCACCAGCTATCCCTCCCCTTCTGCAATCCCTTACGCCAAGCTTGAGCTTATACTTACCCACAGTGGCAATGATCTGGGTATGGGGTTTCATCTCCGACTACTTCCAAACACGATGGATCCCAATCGTCATTCAAGCTTGTATCGGTCTCATCCCAGGCATCATCATGAGTATTTGGAACGTGTCGGATAATGCCAAATATTTTAGCTGTGGGTCTATGTCCTTGCCtccccccttcccttctccccatcaTATTATTACAGTATCAAAAAAATGAGCTTATTGTCTTAACTTAACTCAACTTGACTGAACTCAAACTCGAGACAAGAAGCTAATGTTCATCGTTTACTTTTATAGACTTTGCatgcttcctctccctcgctACCGCTCCTCCCATCTTCGCCTGGCTTTCTGATCTGAACCCATTCGACGCCGAACAACGCGCATTCACACTTGGTTTTGCGATTGCGTTTTATTATGCTTGTGGGGCATGGTCCGGACCGCTCATCTGGCCGGCATCGGAGGCACCTGTACGTCCTGcactcatcttcctcttctatcCCTTGTCTCCTATTCCCCACTTCCCTCACCATGTTTCAGTTTTAtacttctctccttcacgTTTGGCcgctctctcctccccctcccttTCTTTGGTAAAGTACGGTTGGACACGGGCTGACAATATCAACCTTAGCACTATCATCATGGATGGCAGGTCACCATTGCAATGTGGTGTTTGGTAATTATCATGGCTTGTTCCCTGAGAGTAGTCGAGCTCAAATTCATTCGGTACGTTCCATGTCCTCTTTATTATCAGCTTATCCTATTCCCGATGCTgatttctccttttttttatttcttGTCTATCCCCgcccttccctcctttgATTTACACTCCACCAGACCGCAGAACGTTCGAAAGGCggcagaggatgagcatgaagagaggatcaggcaagaagaagaagatgaagaggacaagaaacACACtgaggtggagagggtTATCTCTGTCGTCAGCCATGCGTGAACTGGAGTTTCATTGTACACCGGGGGTTCATTGTACCAGTTCGCCTTGTTACCATGGGTCCAGTCTTGTTGAAAGCTGCTTCGCAAATTTTGAATCAAAGTTGTCATAATATAACAAAGGTATATAGTTGTTGAATATGAATTAGGGAAAGTATCTTACTTCTGGCATTGTGATCCATACAAAGTCACATTACAGGCACTTTTGACAGAGGGTCAAGTCAGCAAACAGGACTGACATGAGCTGCTACATATAGCTCAATAGACGTTTATCTATCATTCTACCATCCAACGTGTTATTGGAACCCATTTATACCCCAATCAGTGCGGCTTCAAGCATCGATGTGTAACTAAAAAGAGATAGAAGCACATTCCCTCATAGATACAACGGGCTGTTTTGTACGCGTAAAATAAAACCGCTTCTAACATCCACATTCCCTGTCGCATGACACACCGGtcacctcatcttctccctaCAGTGATTTACATGGCATCAGCCGCGGAGCAAATCGCCAAATGCGACCCAACTCACCCAATTCAGCCTCTTTTTGGCAAGCAATGCCACCCAAGTGAGCGCTAATAGCACTGGTACCTCTACAAGCGGGCCTATCGTCGCTGCGAGAGCTTGATCCGACGAGACGCCATAGACGGCAACAGCCACAGCGATCGCAAGCTCGAAACTGCATcaagagaaaagaggaagaggcaatcaaaaggaaagggggtGAATAAGCAGATTAGCCGATAACATGTCTTGAAAGGAGAAGTGGGGAATAGGCGAGATCGGCGCAGATaagagtggaagagaggttGAACTTACTTGTTCGATCCAGCAGTGAAAGCTTGAACGACAGCCATTTCATAACCCCATTTTCTCCCGcctcccttcttttggCTCAACCACCAGATCAGAGCGAAAGCTGACGTCCACATGATGGCGAAATACAGTATCATAGGGACAAAGGTGCGGAATGTTGGGCCAAGGTTGTGGAGGATACGGTGGGATTGTTCGGCGAAGATGATAATGATTCTAGGTATGAAAAGTCGTTAGAAGTCCTCAAATTCCAATATGTGAGGTGAGAATGGAAGACGTACGTATATAAGAGAGCTACGAGCGAGAGCATTCCAAAGTATGCCAAGAAACCGTCgaacctcttctttcccagcACCCATAACCCCCCAAATCTTGTCAAGACTCCTGCACCCAGTGGAATCCCCAGATAGATAAGTACAGCGATAGCAGTATCTCCATATCGTAGTGAAATGGCATTGTCCGATCGGGATATGATATTAATGAAAAAGACGGACATGGGGGAATAGAGAAtgatttgaaggatggaattgatgatgactaGGATAGCGCAGTAGTCTTCGTTACCATGTGCAAGGCGATTCCAGATCATGACCTAGATGTCGATAGAAGGTCAGATTACCCGCACATGAACAAATGGTCCATTCAAACACACCATAGCAATACAACGAGCTAGCCCAACAAGAATGATACCTTCACGATAAGTTGGAAGATCTGGGAGCGTCGCCCAAGCAATCGCCAACATGACCTAATATCGCAAATTAGACATTGTCACTCTTTTgcaaagacaaaaaaatTGATACATACAAACGGCCCAACGATCCAATTTAGTAAAAGCGACATCCCAATTTGTCGGTAGATGTGAGAACTCCGAAGCAAACTTGGTAGGCGCTCGTATTGGACTTTGGTTAGAATCGGCCACATCATGCAGAGTAGTCCAACTAGCACGGCTACAAAGGTTAGGAGGTCAGTCAAGTTACATACAACTGGTtaggaaagagaaaaaaaaaactgaCGGACTGATACCCCTTTGAGGTTGGCGCCAGTCAAGATCGCGTCAACATTGGGAGCAAACTCTCCTGTATTCGAACCAAATGAGCACAATTTTGAATACATATGgcagacgaagatgattcTCACCTATAACAACGCCCAGAATCATAGCTACTAGCACCCAAAGTGCCAAAAAGCGATCCAAGAAGCTCAGCGACTTGACAATATACATACCCCCTGTGGATCAAGATTAGCAATCTACAGCCGTCAGaggacttttttttttttacaaCGACTAACCTTCTACATCAACATCGCTGGTTTCCTTCCTAGCAGCATATATATCCGAAGCATTGAGGGTTGGAATCGTTTCGTAGTTTTCTTTGAAACATCGACAGTCGTCTTCGCAGACCATGGGGGGATGCACTAAAGGCATTTTTTCATGTGGACTGTTACCGGCCCCCGATAAAAGGGAATCGAGCGGGTGGCATTGAACCATGTTGATATGTCGGTTTATAGACTCTCTCGATGTGCAGTGGATGATTCAAAGATGATTCAAATAGATCAACAGGACGCACACACAAGAAAAACTAAATTAAAAAAGACACCGACGGCAGGTACGCCAAGAATCGAGTGGAGGCTCGATCAAAAGTGGCGGCGACCGCAATTTTCGGTAATCAATAATAGGCACAGGTGAGTCACTGTGGATGATAAAACCTAGAAAAAATCTTGAAGTTGAAGGCATATACCCGTGTGGTAAGCGAAAATGACTTTCAGAGCTATCAAACCAGCCAATGACCTATCCAAGAGCTGCTTTACTGTCCTTCTAAATATAATAGGTATTATTGTTGCAAACGTGGAaccgaagaaggaagaaaaccGGGGAAAAAGATACAAACTGTGCATGTCTTTGTGATTATAATGATGGAATGTAGCGTACATTATTAAAGGCAGTAAGTCTCGGTTCCACTGAGATTAATAGTTTCAGATAGAATAGGGCCTAAATCAGTTGGGAGGAGTTAACACGGCATGAAAGAAGGATTCCTGGTACTGTTTGTTCAACAATAGCCTTATTGTAACGAcagggagaaggggaaatCATAGCGGACCCGCCGCGAAGCGAGCAAGGTGGAACCAGTCCGTTGAACACATGTACACTCATAGATAGTAATGTTCGTAGAGTGAGTCCACCtggatgaatgaatgaaagAGAGATAAGGGTTTATAACTCTGGGTAGATAAACTTTAGCCGAGCATGTGAGAGCTTATTGGGGCAATCCAGTGAATCATCACCAAACCTTCACACATTTGTTTGTCTGTCTTATGtaccttccttctctccgctCGTCCAGTGGACTCGCACTATGAGAAATACCAATTACAAACATGTATACATACGATGGATTCAGGCTgccatcctctttccttgaaCTCTCGATTCTAGCTCCGAGGTACGTAACTAAGAAGTAGGACAGGACACCTATCGGTAAATTCGAAAAGGTTTAGTAATGGACCTGTTTTTGGTGGTCCTAATAAGTCTCGCACTTGTATTAAGTTCTTTCATTTAGCCGACAATACAATACTAAAATGAAGGGTATGGAGGAACGGGGGTAAGAGGAAGATAACTCAAGGAGGAACCGACCAGAGGAAGGCAGTTCGGTCGGTAGTACATTCGTTCGTTGATTCTTGGGTGGACTCTCAGCcgttcctcttccctcaaTTTATTGCActggatgagaagaggatacCGAGGCAGATAGATTAtaagcttcttttttcggCCATGTATTATCCAGCTGTTTATTGAGCAGAGGATCCTAAGTTGCCTCTTCAACTCGACCGGCCTATATTTTTATTGCCAGATTTTATGATTTGATTGAGGTACGGCGCGCGGAAATCTTGCAGCTGCCGCCGGCGGCTTGGCCGGCCACAAAATCCGTATATAATCAGGTTTAACCAGATTTCAGGGTGTGGAAACCCCCCGGTTCTACAGCATCAATCGGTACTCCAGTAAATACCGGTCGTTAGCTCGGCGAGCTAGCttatttttgtttttgttctCTTTTTAGAAGTCACATGCCGCATTCCACCGTTTCCTTTTgcctcctcgtcgtctCTTTCCCCGATGCGGGCTAAGTTATCATTGGCGGGATGATCAGATGGGAACTTCTCCCCGCCCCGTGACCCGCCAAACTCCCGCTCTGCTCACATCAAATGAGGCTGCTGATTTGTTACAGCGGCGGCATCTTCGTCGTATACCGTAGACACGTCATAATATATGTTCCTGTTCTCTTCCCACTAGCGCTCATTGATGTTCCTCTTGTTCCTCCATCACCCCAGCTCCTCCGCTCGGCTTTCTATTTCGAAGCCCAGACCGATCTTTCACTCCGGTACTGACTTATTCATTCAGGAGCCAAGACATCCCATTCGTCAGATGTCAATTGTCACTTTCGGTTTCCCCGTTAAGCAGCCCCTGTTGCCGGTATCGGGTCGGTTTACGAAGCCAATCGGCGGCAAAGCAGGTATATAAAGGCCCCTTCACGACTATGCCCTCTCGACAATGACGGCCAGTCTCTTGTGAACATATATATTACTACACCATTAtacgagaaagaagagaagattaCTTCAGAAACGTGCTCGCAACATCATGTTTCGCTCTCTCGTCCCCATTACCATCGCCGCTCTGGCATATCTCCTTCAGAGTCCAGCTCAATCGACAACGTCAAGTGCTGCCTCTGTCCCTACGGGCGTTCCCATCGAAGGAGACTACTCTGGACCTTACCGCCCCAGAATTCATTTCTCACCCCCGAAAGTAAGCGACACTTTACTCTTTTGCCTTTCTCGCTACTGACAGCATACTCTGAGTAGGGCTTTATGAACGATCCAAACGGTCTGCACAGGGATAGCAACGGAACTTGGCATCTGTACTACCAGTGTATGTCGCTTCTGTTGCCAACAGAGTCATCGGCTAATGATTATCTCAGACAACCCAACCGACATTGTAGCCGGTAATCAACACTGGGGTCATGCCACCTCTCCTGACCTCTACCACTGGACCAATCAGCCTAttgccctcttccctcccaatTCTACGTCGGGCGTCTTTTCTGGTTCGGCCGTCATTGATACCAATAATACTTCTGGCTTCTTCCCTGATCAAGACAATGGGGTTGTAGCAATCTACACCCTCAATACTCCCACTGCCCAGGTCCAGCAGATTGCCTACTCCAAAGATGGCGGCTACTCCTTCGAAGAGTATGAAGGTAACCCTGTCTTAGATGTGGGATTGACTCAGTTCCGTGACCCCAAAGTTATCTGGTACGAGGACCATTGGGTCATGGCCGTCGCTTTCCCCGTGGACTATGTCGTTGGCATCTATACCTCTCCGGACCTCAAATCATGGACACATGCCTCCAACGTCACTCATGTCGGTTTCCTCGGCCTTCAATACGAATGTCCTAACCTCGTATCCGTCCCAATCGCCAATTCCTCTGACTCCGCATGGGTACTCACTATCTCCATTAACCCTGGTTCACCACGTGGCGGGTCTATCACCCAATATTTCCCCGGAGATTTTAACGGTACCCACTTTACCCCTTTTGATTCTGCTGCAAGATTGACAAACTTTGCAAAGGACGACTATGCCGGTCAATTCTTCTATGACGAGCCTGTCAGTATCGGATGGGCGTCCAACTGGCAGTATACCAACTTTGTGCCCACaggcgaagaaggttgGAGGAGTGCGATGACAGTGCCAAGGAGGAACTATCTTGCAAACATGTCTACCGCTGGATGGGATCTCATCCAAGAAGTATACGACCTTTCTCCCGTTGTCGGGGACCAACTTGATACTCAACAGCTCGTCAACAAGTCCTCCACTGCTACTTTCACGGAGGGGGCATATATTGATATCAATTTTACCATCCCTGATGGTGCTTCTTTCGCGGCATATGCTTCGCTCAATTTTACCATTTCAACGAACAGCACGGGTGAGACGGTGAAAGGGGGTTACTTTTTTGCGGATCCTTATTCCATCGCTGTGTGGCTTGATAGGGGAGATACAAAAGCATTCGAAAGCCCTTTTTTCACCGACAAGTTCTCAGTTGCCCCTGTACGTCCTACCGCTTCTCACGTG carries:
- a CDS encoding arsenical-resistance protein, with amino-acid sequence MVQCHPLDSLLSGAGNSPHEKMPLVHPPMVCEDDCRCFKENYETIPTLNASDIYAARKETSDVDVEGGMYIVKSLSFLDRFLALWVLVAMILGVVIGEFAPNVDAILTGANLKGVSVPVLVGLLCMMWPILTKVQYERLPSLLRSSHIYRQIGMSLLLNWIVGPFVMLAIAWATLPDLPTYREGIILVGLARCIAMVMIWNRLAHGNEDYCAILVIINSILQIILYSPMSVFFINIISRSDNAISLRYGDTAIAVLIYLGIPLGAGVLTRFGGLWVLGKKRFDGFLAYFGMLSLVALLYTIIIIFAEQSHRILHNLGPTFRTFVPMILYFAIMWTSAFALIWWLSQKKGGGRKWGYEMAVVQAFTAGSNNFELAIAVAVAVYGVSSDQALAATIGPLVEVPVLLALTWVALLAKKRLNWGEDEVTGVSCDRECGC